Below is a genomic region from Castanea sativa cultivar Marrone di Chiusa Pesio chromosome 2, ASM4071231v1.
GCTAAGAATGccacgcttcagcttttagtaatatatagatatagattggTGTGTTTCTTAGTTCGATGGATATGTTTGGATCGCCTAGTAATGAaccaattataaaaagaaagagaaaaactgGACCTTTTTGATGGTGTCAACCTTTCCACTCTTCAACTTGAAGtatttatttttcagatttttgtaTGAGTAGATTCTTGTGGTTGGCTGCATCCAGTTTTCtccttttctaaaatttatagaCTAGCtgaatatatgtatgtattctTTGGGTGAGATTTTGTATACGTCATTTCTACTTTAGGACTGGCATTTATTCTAACAAAATGTgttctttattaaaaagaagaagaagaagataagtaaTTATCTTATTCTTCTCAATGCacattattttccaaaattttcaggttctataTCATAGATGAAAAGGTGCCTTTGTGCTTGGTCAAGAAATTGAGTTTTTGATAAATACTATtgacacagtttttttttttacatatttaaataaataattctttttttagagtgtttcaatttatgacatccactcctgatgataactctttatcatcagactaaaacaccaatcagtttttggtgtagacgaggattgaacctcagatctattatacaaccatcagaaactttaccaattgagttaattgaaacccataaataacacaaaaaaccaAAGCACACAAACAATGTGCTAATTaagggcaaaaaaaaagaaaaaaagaaaaaaaccagaAGTGCTTGAAAAAAAGGGGCGTGTACAACGATGGTAGCGAGATAGAGAAAGAGGGGGAGACAGAGAGTGATTTGCTAATTCAAATATGGGGAAAGTGGGAACTAAATTTAGCACAAAGTTTAGAACTATGTATTTAGCACATCTTTTTATCGAGTTGTATTTTTTAGGACTTTATGTGATGATTTCTTGTCATTGCAATAGAACCATTTTATAGTGTCGGATGAAACAATTTGCCGTTGAACCCACATATTGTGGtaggttgaagttcttggaggttTTAGAGCTTGATTTTGGAAGAGCTCCGAGGCTTCTAAATGTGTGTGAATATCTCTCCACAAGAGAGAGGAGGGTCTCTATTTGTTGGAGTATTGGGAAGATGTGATGACACGTGATTGACTATCATTAAAGGGCTTTgcctctccttcttcttcctcacacTCTTAACAGTTTCAGAAAGAGGGTTCAAATTGTGCATGGTTGGGTGGTTGCCCCTCTCTGAACCCAATGATTTCACCAACTTGGCTCTTCAAATCAACTACCCATGACCCTTCTCTTccaaaccaaaacccacaaaaaaaaagggctatCATTAATGACATGTGTCATAATTTAAATGAAGGGACTTTATGTCTTATTCTCTAAGGGACACATGACATTATTTGATTAGTCATagtgttttaatttaaaataacacatGGCAGCTTTTAATTATAATGCTTATGTCATTTAAATTAACACGTGCTAACATTTGATTGGTTCTTAGGTTTTCTATATAATCTTTATTCTTTGAGACTTAGAATATTGCCATTGGCTTTTGAATAATGACAGTGGAACCCACTAAGTAGCACGTGGTATCTTGTAATTAGCCGTTTTAAATGTATTACATGAATTTAGTGGTTTTACATGGCAATTTGAGGTTGGTATAAAATTTCACTCTCTACAcctatattttcaaaaataataaattaaacatttaaactataaggtttttaaaaagtgataaATTAAATTTGAGATTTCAAAAGCTCAACAAGTCTCGAGTTGAATTTCTCATTTGCACGTATAAGTAATTGGATttaattttataggtttttttttttaatttaagtatattAGATTTTTGCACTTGTTATTTCTGCTTCACTATGTGATTTTGTTAGTAAATTTAGCTTCATTGTGTTATTTCAACATATCTAAACTGGATGTTTGctctttgtttcaatttttatttattcatatttatattttgagttttatttggTAGTCATGTTTGAAAAATTGGAATGATGATATAGagtattttatttgttaccTAACATTCAATTATTGGGTTTTAATGTTCTTGACCTATAACCTTATGGAAGCTTTGATGACAAATATACCTTTTGCATCttgttcttctttatttatttattttgcttaaaatgGTGTTTGATCACTAAAACTAAGTAAACAAAACATCGTAGCTAAACACATAAAATGTATGATGATAAAAAAGCAATATGAATAACAAAGTCCTCATTATGGATGGTTGCaggtatttgataaaaaaaacttcaattgcAGCATATGACaacatttattgtgaaaattaaatattgtgacaatgttTTAGTAAAATTCAATTACTGATTGTTGGAAGATGATATTTGTAAACTCAGTTTTGTGTaatcaaaattcttatatgaATGAGATtctaattttatgaaaaacattttttggtACATGGTTTCATATTTCTACAAATAAAAAGCACTATCTTAATTTTCTCACTCGGGCAGCACATGCATGTACCACCCAAACTAGTCTTttaaaaagtttcttaaaataagtaataattaGACCATATAAATAAGAGTTTTACAAATGTATGCTTTTAGGACATACATTAGTtaactattttagaaaactttttattgaaaaatgaaaaagtgactaaCTTTTTTTACACCATTtcaatttctcataattttttttttataaaatggacgattaatgtgtgccctaatgGGCATACATTAACCTGActgtaaaaataaaaggaaaattgttCTTTACTATGTAGTTGCAGCAAGGCAAATTTCTGTGATTGATGGAAGAAAAAAGATGTACATTGCATTGCGTGTTgtagaaaagtaagaaaattatTATGAGTCTCGTTAATGTATGCTCTTGGAGCATACATTAATcatctattttaagaaagtttttatagagAATTGAGAAAGACATTAAaacaattaatcattttttcataaaaaattttcaaaaaatgaattattaatgTATCCTGTAGGACATACAATAGTaaaacttatttattatttctatcaCCCTATCTAAcctcacaatttttatttttcagtttacTTTCGCTTTTAACTTttcttgacttttttttcttaaacctttTTTAATCAATGGTTAAGATAGAAAGTTGTTTCTTGCAACCATCAATATCAACCactcttttgtttcttgaaaaCTAGAATATTGCACTTGATATAATTGGTATGGGTGGTCGAGATTTATAGTTGCAGCAAAAAGCAACTTTAAATCTCaatcattaaatataaaatatgaataaaaaataaataaaagttaaaaagttaaaaaaaaattgtgaaggaTTGGAGTGAATTGTACGATGCAATTGAATTATCCCAATACAAGAAGTGAATGTACCAAGAaactgtacctaaattttgcctaagaaaataagataatttggGAAGGGTGTTTGGAAATTACATAATCGTTTCGGTTTTAATACAAAGTTAAATTAAACAGCAAAATCAgttaaatttatatcaattttaaataaaataaaataaaaatttgttttagttAGTATGTAAGTgaacttctcaaaaaaaaaaaaaaaatcctattctGGTGGAAATATGCCTATGAAAACAtttataatatatgtgtgtgtggagaGAAATGTATATTTGAAATACCAAATTTaaagctgttttttttttaaagggaaatgCATTACAAAATGCTACAGCTCACTTGACACTTCTTAATATTTCTAACGGGAATGTCAATGGGTTAAATCCCTCTACCCTATTATTGTAActatcatataattaaaaaagtttttttattttattttaacaaaacatatatcaaactagaaatagtttttttttcctctcttgtAAATAAGTGGGTGTGAAGAGATTTGAACCAAAGTTCTCCTCACAAAAAACCATATGGTTGGTGGCAACTCATATGATTGGTGGCAACTCGTAGATAAAATggagaaataataaatagacTCATTAATGCGCACACATCACTTAAGCGTCCACACAATTCACACACGCCACAACTTGTCTCACCAAGAAACCATCAAGACATAAAGTGGTTTGGGCTGTTGGCCATCTAAATCTGGCAGAAGATGCTCATGTGGAGAAAAGATCACATGAATTCGACAGTTGAATCTTGCGGTCAAGGAAATCAAAGTTTCCAAAGGCTTATATGTGCTATTGAATTGGAAGATCATTGGAAAACATTCACCTTGGTGAAAGAATCATTGAGATTTTACGGTCATGGAACCCAAAGTTCTTTTTAAGGGCAGGGACAATGACTCGTGTCTAGAAGTGTGCTAGGATTTTTTGTTCGAGGGGCCAAATTGAAATAccaatatttatatatatatatatatatatatatatatatatatataaactttaatATTAAAGTAAGTGTTAATTCATAATTAATTGTATCCAAAATGAAAAACTttgatgtatatatatttacaaaataattctTAGGagaacttataattttttaaactatactGACAAAAGTTGTTTAATTTGAAcatttaatactagacttgtacaaaaatatcataaaaatgaactcttttttttttttgaggaaataaaAAGAACTTCTTATGCCCTACAAAATTTATACTCAATGATAATcttttttagaataaatttatactcagtaaactttttaaaaatttcaatttcaataagaattacaaaattgtctaccaaagtgaataaaaaaatcaatttaatagTCCCTAAGACATGAATGATACAAAACTTTAATAGATACAGCTGcaaaattcacattaaaaaatgaaatttagaaaaaaaaaaaaaaaaaacacattgtttCTATAATTAAGTGGCCAATTGTGAAATTCCTTCATTATTTTAAGAGCACCATTGGACTAAATCAAATATTTGGAGGGGCTATCTACTATTTTGTTGGCtacatttttaaagtttttgataattataaatacaataaaagaaattttaaaaattttattgtgtcCATCTTAAGTTAGTCTCAGATTCAATATCTCACTATTGGATTAGAAGAATGTGGTGAAATGTCAATGTTGGTAAAGGATGGTGTCAATTAGATAGTCGGATTGTGACAACAAAGCGGTCAGAGTGTGCAAATGTTGGTCAAACATTGATCTAACTCAATCAAACTTTAGATCTGGTTTCTTGATCACAGTATTTGACTAGATTTGGCTGAGTTGAAAAGTTGGAGAagaattgggggggggggggggggggggggttgattTGTGTTTCAAGTGAAATTAGGGTTTTCCCTATTTTTCTTGATTCATGTTTCAGATGGGCAAAACAAGATAGCAAGAAAATCCATGAAACACAAAGTCCTCTTTATTAAGACCACCTCTTCGCCACTGTGAATCACAGCTTCAGTTACTTATTAATTTCATTATaactctttttaaaattcttatgGGCAAGATAcataattactttaaaaaaaccAAGTCCATCTAACTTAAAATATCATGTTCGATTAGACGTTAAAATTGTTAATATCTCTACCACTGCGAACCTTGGCACggtagtcactccacaagtacaaaactataaatgcttgtggggtgtgggatAAGGACCGatgttcaagtctccagaaagaagtttcacacacatatacacttagattaagctagagtaaaaattctatcttgtataaaaaaaaattgttaatatctCTCAAATTAGGGGTAATTCTACggtactccttttttttttttgggtattagTTAGCAACCTACTATTCCAAGTTACcaaaacatcacatttgacggttctatTCTCATATTGTGCAATTCTAACATTatatatgacagttcttttatcacatttggcagttctctttttttttttctcacatttaacggTTTCATTCTCATATTGTGTAGTTCTAAATCGCATATAATAGttattttgtcacatttgatggttcccttgttgtttttctcacattttacggtttcatcctcatattgtacagttccaacatcacatgtaatagttcttttgtcacatttgacagtttcattattttttctcacatttgacagttttatcctcacattgtacagttccaacatcatgtgtgacagttcttttgtcacatttggcggttcccttatttttttcatcacatcgtacggttccatcctcacattgccAACCAATGTCATCAttcaaaaactttaaaattgtttcatttatttatttttgagaaaattaaaactttaaaattgtTTCTTTGATATTATATACTACGATTTGTGGTTCATTCATCCTTATACATTTACTTGATATTTATTGTTCTCTTAGGAGCATATATGACTTTTGTGAGAAAAAATCAGTTGTtaacataaaaacatattttaaatgttttgatcctagccaaacaaaattattgaaaGTGTAAATCACATAATTTTAGATTGCTTATATACTgcaaaatccaaaattattagaaaatacTTAGATTGCTTATACACTGttcatgatttttttggtaCACTATGACACTTAGATTGCTTATATGCATTATTGTCTTTTCAATAAGCCTCTGTTGTTGCCTTCATCATTGTCATCACCCTTGTCGAGAGAGTGAGATcaagagatagagatagaggtTTGGAGAGATTTGATGGGGACTGTGGAATAGCttagagagaggagaagagatttttttttttataagtggaGAAGAGAAattggttttgtttggttttagtTAGGAATTGTAATTGGAAATGGAATTGGAAGAAAGAGATAGTTTGAACATGTTTCCAACCAAAGATTGGggaaaaaatatgttttttcaaatattttgttttttttaaactttgttcAACATACTTTTTAGATCTtaattttagtggtttttggtttttaattctgttttttttatttagttaaaattaaaaaaataattttttaaatttttatgctgatgtggcattatattctgtataattatattatttatttatttcactaTCAGTCACGTTAGTTGTTACTGTTAGTTGGGTGGCAAAAATAACTTAAATATTAAACATTAATTAGTTtcggcgaaaatgcacttttggtccctacattttgggtcaattctcattttagtcccaaaattgatttcgttacaAATAtcgtccctaaaaaaagaaaatcgtttttaaaatggttccTGCCGTCAACCCACTAACAGAAACTTCCTACGTGGCAGACGGAATGACTTGCTTGCTGACgtggctattaaaatattattaaaaataattatttggcaattttaaaataacacatcaccattttaatattttaaacaatgccacgtcagaaaatttatattaaaaaaattaaatttaaaaaaaaccttaaatctaatttaattaaagaaattataacttatcattattaattttcaaacattacaacttgttctttgttctttgtgttcttcccaATCAAACCCAGATTACATGAACACAAACCTAGCACCCActaactcaaacccagatcacaACAACAAACGAAAATCACAAATAGAGATCAAACACAACGAAACCCAGATCACATCCCAAACGAAAATCATCAGCGAACCCAACCACCGATCCGTGTTCACAACTCCCACATGCAACACTCCAAAATTTTCCCATTGTTTTCACAGCATCAAGATCCCATGGCctccatgatcaaaacctcGAAGATCAACCTCTTAATCTGCTCACCGTTGGTCAATATTGGGTGTAAGGTTTTGAGCGGAGATGAGATTATGAGATTTGAGAGTATGGGGTCATCTCGGCTTCACAACCACTAATCTAGGCTCCAATATCGAATCGGTGACTGGGGTTTCGTCGGTGATTGGGGTTTCGTACAACGGAGCCATACCGAATCAGCACATCTTCGTGATGGGTTTTCTTTCTTGAACGACTTCGAAGACAGTGGCGGTGAGAgtttgggttttctttcttCGTGACGGTAGCGGCGGCCTCACTGAGTCTTGAACGACTTTGACGACGGCGACCTCATCACTAGATTAGAGAGAGTTTGGGTCTAAGAGATTTCGTTGAGggtgaagagagaaagagagaattagaGACAGAGAGAGTTTAGAGatgagattaaaagaaaaagtaaaagaaaaagaattaaggttaaagaaaaagaattaaaaggatAATTacatttgttttattaaaaatagggttGCTAcgatcaatttttttgttttaattatttaaggttttttttaaatttaatttcttttttatataaattttctgacttggcattgtttaaaatattaaaatgctgacgtgttattttaaaattgccaaatgattatttttaataaccACGTCAGCGCCACGTCAGCAAGCAAGTCATTCCGTCTGCCATGTAGGAAGTTTCTGTTAGTGGGTTGACGGcagggaccattttaaaaacgattttctttttttagggacgaTATTtgtaacgaaatcaattttaagatcaaaatgaaaattgacccaaaatataaggactaaaagtACATTTTCGTTATTAGTTTAAGAAGTAAAAGTAgttaaaataaaagatgagaatcaaaataaaaaaagtccaaaatataaaaactaaaggTGCGCCAAGTGTAAATTGTTTCTCTCTCATGTCGTAGCTGCTCTCTGTCAATCAGTGGAGTAGTTGGTAAAGCAGAGTCCTCTCCCACGTTCTTCTTCCCCCTCAAACGCGTGTCCTGCGTTCGTGTCAATGAATGGAGTTGTTGGCTGACTACAAAGGCTACCAAAGGGATAACATCAAATAAATTAAGagcaaaagacaaaacaaaCCCTTTCAGCCTGCTTGTATATTAAGGGTATAAAAgtcattaaaattattaaacaaataataaagaaagatcCCAGAAGGTGCTGGACAAGTCGGTCAAAAACAGAGATAACTCAACATGAAAGAGTTTAACTTCGGTCAGAGCTAGCACAAAAGTGAGGTTTTACGCCACCAATGAATAAACGCTACGTCATCACTTtgctaaaaaaatcaatacacaTTAGAACGCAGAATCATAACTCAATTAATCCTTACAATCCGCAAACGCGAATACACGACAGGCCTGAAGAGCTAAACACCTAAACCCCAAATCTCATTTCCTCCTTTCCTCTTAGCACCGGAGCTCCATACGCCGCCACACACGTCATTTCTGGAGCTGGGCCCACCGCACCGAACCTCAAGGTGTGTTCTTTTAAGATTTGTTATTTCTCCAAATTTTGGATTTCGaaattttaatgggtttgggttattttttagatatcaaTCACTTGATTTGGTATGAGTTTTCTTGATTTGGTATGGATTTTGATTGAattcttaagtggtaggttcaaaccctaaaaaaaatctgatttggtatgattttttttttttgaggttttttatGTATTGTGGATCCCCTGTATTGCTCTGCCCGTTGTGCTTATTGACTGTATAACATTATCATTGTTGTTGACATCTCATAATATGCTCATTGTATTGTGATCAGATAGCACCTTCTCCCGCCCCATATATAAGGTTTAGAAGGTGAAGTCATGAGTTCAAATCTCCTAGGTTTGTGTGAGTTGTGTTTGTAATTCcttgattttctcaaacttGTAAATGGTTCATTGTCCTATTTTTTGCCCAATACTAATAGCAATAGCACTGATTTTCTGTGTGTTGATTTAAGGGTGTTGTGAAATTCTTTTGCTCACATCTTCTCTTCTGAAATTGaggataattttattttactaccAGATACTGAGATTCCAAAGTCGCTTAAATTCAACCATCAGAGTTTTGGAAATTCCATATCATTCAAGGTTGGTTACAAATTTCCAAAATTGGCCGTCTGTGTCGCTTCTCGTTCAGCGGAGGCACATATAGACAGACAGTTTTGTGAACACGTTTCCATCAATGGTTGTAAACAGATATTCAATTATCGATACCCAAGAGATAGCTGCGAGGAACTGTGGTTATTTTCTAAATCTCTAGGGCAGTTGTACAAACCAAATCTATCTGAACAAAATCAGGTGGAGGTTGAGGCTATATGTAGAATCAAAGACTACAATGTAATTGGTTCTCGTTTTGTGTTAGGAAATCACACTGATTTTATAAAATGGTTGGGGGTGAATGTAGAATGCATCTGCTGTCCTCAGAAATCAGATATTACTTACTTGCCGCTTCCGAGTGACAGGAATGGTTGTGGGTCATCATCAGTTTTGAATGACACTGAGCTCCCACCTTTTCAACCTGTTTTCTCCACTTCTTATGGTTTTGAACCTGGTTTGAGGGGCTTTCTTGGTGGTTTGAATGTGTCATTATCGGCCCCTAATAACTCTGAACTCCTTGCATTGTTACCTGGTCCAAATATGGATCATGAGGTTTCCAATACCATAAATGATTTGAGGCTTTTGAAGGGCATTCATAATGATGGGTGTGATTCAGATGAAGGAGAAAGTGAGCCTCCGCTGTTCCCTGATTTGACAAATGGGTTCGACTTCGGTTTTGCCCAGCCAAATTTGGAGTTGGGCTCAAGTGTTAGTGGTGGGTTTCATTTGGGTTCGTCTTCAATGGCTCATGCCTGTGTAAATGATGACTCTGATTTCAATATGGGTCCACCACCGAAGAAAATGAGGACATCTTGATCAGACTTCAAAGTCTTTGTTTCCCTGATTCCCATCTGCTCCAACGCCAAGTTAGTCCCCTTCTCTAGTTAGTATTACAACTCCaaaccctttctctttttttggttgtttgaatgGTAATGTTTTGAATATGCAATGAGTGCTTGCTTTGTTTGTTGGACATATATACATAAAGGAATAGCTTTTATGGTCTTGTGAATTGGGTTTGTTTCAGCTCGTcttattcaagtttttgttcTGTTGTGCACGCTTGAATATTCTATGAGTAATAGCTTACGACCCTTGTAGTCATGTGGTATTTGTTTTCCTAAAAAGCGGTTCATAAAGTAAAAGGTGTGATTTTGGAGTGAAAGTTGCTCTGCTGTTGAGGTTGTAGCCTGCTATGTCTGTTTTATTAAGTAATCGCAATAGAAAAATTATAGGAGTGAATTTGCAGTttaacaaagaacaatttgCTTATTCATTGAACTGTTGTGTGACATAATTAAATTCTGCAGCTTGGAAACAATCAAGCATCGGAGTTTCTGAGGACTTCATCAAATGATTGGTCCGCATGACAATGGACTTGCAGCTGTAGCAAGTGATTCTATTCAACGCTACTGGTCATCATTTCATAATTGGCTCGTATAACTTCTTTGCTGGTTAGCCTCTACGCAATGATAGTTTGTGATCAGCatgtaaatatttcaaaattgattttgatttcagAGTAAACCTGATTATCTTGTACTGCCAGGAACTGAGATTCCAAAGCCGTTCAAATTCAACCATCAGAGTTTTGGAAATTCTATATCATTCAGGTTGTTTGCTATAGATTTTGGAAATTCAACCATCGTAATTGGCCGTCTGTATTGCTTTTCATTCAGCAGAAGCACATGTATGCAGATTTTTTCATGTTCATTTTTCCATCAATGGttgtaaataaaaaaccaattatCTAAAGTACAGGAGAAACCTATGAGGATCTGTGGCTATTTTCTAAATCTCTTGGGcaattgaataaaccaaatcTATCTGAACAGAATCAGGTTGTGGTTGAGATTGGGCTAAAGATGAAGCTTCTCTTAACTCTTGCCACCTTCAGTATCCTTATTCAATCTCTTCATCTTCATTTTGCAAACAACAAATAATTATGATGTAAAAGAATATCCCTGAAGACATAGTGGCACCATTCTCTACCAAGGTTAGCGTCCTTTAGTTACATATTTgggtgcctctctctctctctctcttcattcaTTAGGGAATCATGAATTTTAAtgcaattataaattataaaataagtatatcatttcttttattcatttattgtaATGCGGTTACCTGGCCTTGTTGCTGTGAAGTAATTGGTGGCGCCCAAGATATCTATCCACCTTGcaatttggttttcttttattatgaTATTTGTCTTTTATTGATCATATTTTTCTGCTTCTGGTGCATAATGTTTGCTTAGCTTAACATTAATCAAGTGCCAAGTAAGGTTACCTTCAATGTTTTGGAATGGCTCAA
It encodes:
- the LOC142624590 gene encoding uncharacterized protein LOC142624590, encoding MSSNLLGCCEILLLTSSLLKLRIILFYYQILRFQSRLNSTIRVLEIPYHSRLVHVSINGCKQIFNYRYPRDSCEELWLFSKSLGQLYKPNLSEQNQVEVEAICRIKDYNVIGSRFVLGNHTDFIKWLGVNVECICCPQKSDITYLPLPSDRNGCGSSSVLNDTELPPFQPVFSTSYGFEPGLRGFLGGLNVSLSAPNNSELLALLPGPNMDHEVSNTINDLRLLKGIHNDGCDSDEGESEPPLFPDLTNGFDFGFAQPNLELGSSVSGGFHLGSSSMAHACVNDDSDFNMGPPPKKMRTS